The DNA window GAAATGTGGACGACCATTCCGGCGGAACGATCATGAATACTGACACGGCGATCTACGCTCTCAACGCTGGCTCGGTCGGAATGCGGGATGCGAAGTTCGTGAACAACGACCATGTCGCGATCGTCAGAAATTCCGACGTTCTCGACCTGAACTCCTCCTACATCACCGGAACGAACATCTCCTTCATTGAAGCCACGGATGTCAAACTGTTCGGCATGACGAACAACATGTTCGAGAACAACTCGATCACGAACGCCGTGGGCATCGACTATGCCGTCACCAAGTCGGGCGGCTACGTGACGCGTCTGGTGCGAAACGAAATCGTCGACTCGCCTCGAACCTTCTTCCAGGCTCGGACGACAGCGGGAGTGACCGATGCGTCGCTCGACTACACCTTCAGCGGGAACGATATCGATCTGGCCGAGGCTTACGGCGTAGCCGCCAAGCTGGACTGGACCGGACCGGTTTCGGCGGAAGTCATTCAGAACCTCATCACGGGCGATGCCAGCAATCAGAAAGCCTTCGCCTTTACCACCGGCGATGCGGCTGACAAAGGCACGTTTGCCTTCACGGACAATATCATGGGCTTCACCGGCCGCGGGAGTACGGGCATCGAACTGCTGGCCGGTTCGCCGGTCGACTTGCTGATCGGCAACAACCTGGTTGAATTCCGGGGACTCGATGGCGTCGGAATGCGAGTCTCGGGCAGCCGGGCGTCCTACATCCTGATTGCCCAGAACACGATCGACGACTACGCGGGTGGAGCAACCGGAATTCTGTTCCCGTCGCTGCACGACGGTTCAACAGTCACTCTGAACTCGAACCAGATTACCCTCAACCGATTCAACACCTTTGTCGACCGCGGGATTATTCTGAGCAACGTGACCGGAACCGACGAACCGTTCGTGACCTTCAGCTCGACACTGACCAACCAGATCGACGGAGCCACAACGACCTACTCACTGCCGAATGGAACGACGACCGGCCGCATCCTGATCAACGGCCAGGTGGCTCAGTAAGCGGAGTTGCTTCCGCTGGGACCACGGGAATGAAATGAACCCCTTGCCGAAAAATCGGCGAGGGGTTCTTCTTTTGGCGTCCAGATGCTGCATTAAATCTGCTTATTGAAGCCCTCTTGTGCGAGATGGTCGATTCGCATCGCAGTCTCTGGAAACCCGGAACGGGACCAACTATTATCCTTCCGAGCACAACTTGATGCACTCCGTTCTCTGGAATCGAGCAGGAAAAGCCCAGCGATGAAAATTCATGAGTATCAGGGAAAAAAACTGTTTCGCGAAGCTGGTGTCCCGGTCCCTCGCGGAATCGTTGTCACTTCGCCTGAAGAAGCAGCCACCGCGTACACCGAACTTGGCGGATCGCTCGCTGTGGTGAAATCACAGATTCACGCTGGGGGCCGAGGAAAGGGAACATTCAAAGACAACGCCGATCAACGTGGTGTCGTCCTGGTTCGTTCCGCTGAGGAAGCTCGCGAGAACGCCGAACGCATGCTCGGCAAAACGCTGGTGACCATCCAGACCGGTGAAGAGGGCAAGCAGGTCAACACGCTGTTTGTCGAAGAAGGGCTCGATATCGCCCGCGAACTCTACCTGGGCATTGTCGTTGATCGCGAAACACACTGCCCGGTCCTGATCATGTCCTCCGAAGGGGGGATGGAGATCGAAGTCGTCGCTGAGAAGTCGCCGGAGAAGATTCTTCGTGAGCACTTCGATGCCGACATGGGACTGCTGCCGTTCCAGGCTCGCAATCTGGCGTTTGCTCTGGGAATGGAAGGCCCGACCGTTCGAGCTGCGGAAAAATTCCTGACGAAGATCTGCAAGTTCTTTGTCGACAACGACTGCAGCATGTGCGAGATCAACCCACTGATCGTCACTGGTGATGGCCAGTTGGTCGCTCTCGATGCCAAGGTGACTTTCGACGAGAACGCTCTGTTCCGTCACAAAGACTTCGAGATGCTCCGCGATCTCTCTGAAGAAGAGCCGGCGGAAGTGAAAGCACAGAAGGCGGGACTCAGCTATGTGAAGCTCGAAGGCAATATCGGTTGCCTCGTTAACGGAGCGGGTCTGGCCATGAGCACGATGGACCTGATCAAACTGCACGGCGGCGAGCCGGCCAACTTCCTCGACGTCGGCGGCGGAGCCAGTGTCGAAGCTGTGACTGAAGCCTTCCGCATCATTCTCGATGACAAGAATGTGAAGGCTGTGCTGGTCAATATCTTCGGGGGCATCATGAAATGTGATGTGATCGTCGAAGCCCTGATGACTGCTTACGACAAAGTCGGGTTCGAGGTGCCGCTGGTCGTGCGACTCGAAGGAACGAACGTCGAGAAAGCCCGCAAAATGCTGGAAGAATCCGGCAAGGACATCATCACTGCGGCTGACCTGACCGATGCCGCCAAGAAGGTGGTCGGATCGATTTCCTGAGATCGTTTCGAGTCCGCAATTCCAGATTCACCAGTTCGGAGTCAATCGCATGCAGACCGGAATCCGCCTCGCGTTGCTGCTGATCGCGTTCGTCGTGACGTCAACTCGCGTTGACGCCGCCGAGCGGCCGAACATCCTGTTTCTGTTTGCCGACGACTGGGGCCGCTACGCCGGCAAGTATGCCGAGATCGATGGCCCCGGAACGCTCAACGATGTGGTTAAGACTCCGAACATCGATCGAGTGGCCGGTGAAGGCGTGACGTTCACCAACGCCTACGTGAATGCCCCGAGTTGTACGCCGTGCCGCAGTTCGCTGCTGTCCGGGCAATACTTCTACCGAACAGGGCAGGGGGCCATTCTGCAGGGAGCAATCTGGGATTCCGAGATCCCGACCTACCCGCTTCTGCTTCAGGACAACGGCTATCACATCGGATTCACCTACAAAGTGTGGAGCCCGGGGCAACCCGTGAACGCCGGCTATGGCGGAAGGCAGAATGCCTCGACGCCGGCTGGCGGAAAATTCAACGGGTTCAGTCAGCAGGCGACGAGAATGGTCGACTCCGGAAAGTCGATCGAAGAAGCTAAACAGGTTCTGCTCGATGAAGTTCGCAAGAACTTCGAATCGTTTCTCGAGAAGGGAGACGAAGGGCAGTCGTTCTGTTACTGGTTCGGGCCGACCAATGTTCATCGCAAATGGATCGCCGGCTCCGGCAAGAAGCTCTGGCGGATCGATCCCGATACACTGAAAGGGAAGGTGCCGCCCTTCCTGCCCGATGTTCCCGTCGTGCGTGAAGATCTGGCCGACTACTTCGGCGAAGTCGCCGCTTTCGATGCGGCTGTCGGCGTCATTCTGGAATCGCTGCAGAAACGGGGACAAACCGAAAACACGCTCATCGTGATCAGCGGCGATCATGGGGCTCCTGGTTTTCCGTATGGCAAGTGCAACCTGTACGACTTCGGCACCAATGTGCCGCTGGTCGCCAGTTGGCCCGGGAAGATTCCAGCTGGACGCGTCGTCACCGACTTTACCACGCTGATGGACCTGGCCCCGACATTCCTTGAGGCGGGCGGAACCGAAGTTCCTGACGTCATGACAGGCCGCAGCCTGTTGCCGGTGATGATGAGCAACAAGTCGGGCCGCGTCGATGAAGAGCGGGATTCGGCGATTACCGGTCGCGAGCGGCACGTCGCGGAAGCTCGGGAAGGGCAGAAGACCTATCCGCAGCGGGCAATCCGCACCGATGAGTTTCTCTACATTATCAACTTCAAACCAGATCGTTGGCCGATGGGCGATCCCCGCGAAGTGGGGCCGAACAAGACGCCTTCGACCGATGCGCTGACGAACAATACATTCATCGCCTTCCCCGACATGGACGCCAGCCCGACGAAAGCCTGGCTTGTGAACAATCGGAATAAGGAGGGGGTGAAGCTCCTTTACGATTTTGCCTTCGCCAAACGCCCGCGCGAAGAGCTTTATGTGCTCGCCGATGATCCTCATCAAATCCGCAACGTGGCCGATCAGCCACAGTACGAGGACGTCCGCAAGCAACTTCACGATCGGCTGATGAAGGAACTCCGGCGAACCAGCGACCCACGGGTTGTGGATAGCGGAGAGACCTTCGAGAATCCGCCGTTCACTGGACCTGTTTCCAGAAACTGACCAACCCAGACCGACTGATAGAATCTAGTACTTCACGGGATTACAGAATGAGTATTCTTGTCGACGAAGACACACGCATCATTACGCAGGGGATCACCGGGAAGGCGGGTCTGTTCCACTCGCAGCAGTGCCGGGCGTATGCTGCGGAATTCCGGCCGAACGAGAACATCCTCGTCGGCGGAGTAACGCCGGGTAAAGGGGGCGAAGAAGTCGACGGCTTCCCGGTCTTCAACACCGTGCGTGAGGCGGTCGGCGAGACCGGGGCAAACACTTCGCTTATCTTCGTGCCACCCCCGTTCTGTGCCGATGCGATTCTCGAAGCGGCCGACGCCGGCATCGAACTGATCGTCGCCATCACCGAAGGCGTGCCGGTTCTCGATATGTCCCGTGTCAGCTACAAGCTGCAGGATTACCCCTGCACGCTGATCGGTCCGAACTGCCCGGGGATTATCACTCCCGGCGTCGCCAAGATCGGCATCATGCCTGGCTATATTCATAAGCCGGGTTCAGTCGGCCTGATCAGCAAGTCGGGAACGCTGACCTACGAAGCGACCTGGCAGTTGGGAAACCTCGGTCTCGGCCAGTCAACGGCAGTGGGAATTGGTGGCGACCCGATCATCGGAACGTCGTTCATCGATCTGCTCGACATGTTCGAAGATGATCCGGACACCGAAGCGATTCTGCTGATCGGTGAGATCGGGGGAACGGCGGAGATCGAAGCTGCTGAGTACATCAGTGAGCACATCACCAAGCCAGTCGGGGCGTTCATCGCCGGAAAGACGGCTCCTCCGGGTAAACGGATGGGGCACGCTGGCGCGATTATCTCCGGAGGGCAGGGGACCGCTGCTGAAAAAATGGCAGCCCTGGAAGCCGCTGGCGTCGTTGTTGCTGAAAGCCCGGCCGACATGGGATTGGCCGTGAAGCGAGCGATTGACAAACGGAAATCTTAAGTGCCGCCTCGCATGTTTGACCCGCAGTTCCGAACCTAAGGATGAGCAACATGATTGATCCCCGATACTCAGGAACTGCACGCCGACGTCTGGCAGCAGTTGGTCTGGTCCTTGTCGCGGTTCTTGTGCAGCCAGTCGCCGCAGAAGAGAAGCTTCCCGCTAAGACCGGAGATGAAGCCGGTTTCCGCAAGCTGACCGAGGACGACTTCACCAACGTCAACTGTCATGAAGACACCTGGCGGTGGGAAGACGGGAAGCTCTACTGCACCGGGAAGCCGGTCGGAGTGATGCGAACGAAGAAGAAGTTCAAGAACTTCGAGATGGTCGCTGAATGGTGCCATCGCAAGCCGGCGGGCAACTCGGGCATCTTCCTCTGGGCGACCGACGAATCGATCGAGAGGCTGGCGCGCGAAGGGAAGCCCGGCTTGCCGCACGGTGTCGAAGTGCAGGTTCTCGATCTCGATTATGGACGCCAGTATGAAGAACGGACGGGAAAGAAGGGTGACTGGTTCACTTCGCATGGCGATGTGTTTCCCGTGGGAGTGACGACGATGAACGTGTTCGCTCCGACGTCGCCCAACGGCTCCCGCAGCTTCCCCTCGGAGAATCGCAGCAAAGGGGTCGATGAGTGGAATCACTATTATATCCGGGCTGTTGACGGCGAAGTTCGTTTGTGGGTGAACGGTGGCGAAGTCTCCGGCGGAGACAATTGCCAACCCGCCGAAGGCTATCTCTGCCTGGAATCGGAAGGGGCTCCAATCGAGTTCCGCAACCTCAAGATTCGCGAGCTGCCCTAACAGCGATATCCGTGTTCGGACGGGGAACCTGCGACATTTTTGCCTCGTTTGCAGGCTGCAACGCAGGACCTATACTGCCAGCGTCACCTTTCGATACGGTAACTTGTCCGGTTGTTGCTCCGACCCGCGTTTGTTGTTCTGACTGCCTGACTTTCACCTTCAACTGAATCGCCAAATCGACCATGTCCTGGGTTACCAACGCCATTAAATCCTCCATCGGCCGAAAGTTCCTGGTGGCCTGTACGGGGCTGCTGCTTTGCGGCTTTCTGGTCGCACATCTCATCGGCAACCTGCTGATGTACGTCGGCCCGGAAGTCTACAACAACTACGCCCATACGTTGCACTCGCAGGAGTTCCTGATCAAGATTGCCGAGGTCGGGCTGCTGCTGCTCTTCATCGCACATCTGTGGCTGGCGATTGAAGCCAGTAGCCGCAACCGAGCCGCCCGTGAGACCCGTTACGCGGTGAAGAAATCGAAGCTTCCGGATCGAAAGATCCCCTTCGCGATCACTCCCGAGAATTACATGCTCGTCTCCGGAATCATCGTGTTAATCTTTCTCTGCATTCACCTGGGCGATTTCACGTTCAATCTCACGATGCCGGAGAAGATTGCCGGACTGGAACCTTACGACAAAGCAATCGTCATCATGCGATCGCCGGTCTCCGCAGTTGCTTATGTGATCGGGTCGCTGCTGTTGATGTGGCACCTGTGGCATGGTGCGACGAGTATGTTTCAGACTCTGGGGCTGCGTCATCCCAAGTACGACGGGCTGACCCAGAACTTTGGTCCGGTGTTCGCTGTGATCATCGGCTTCGGTTTCGCGACGTTCCCCGTCTACGCCTGGCTCATTCCTTACGATCCCCCCGCACCTTCGCCGAATGCTCCGGAAGCTCATGGCGAACCGGATTTGCACTCGATGCAGACATCGCCCGCCTGGCAGCCATTCTCGGTCGAGAAGAGAGTGCCCGGTTGAACAGAATAACGTTCGAAACCAGCGACTGATTCTCTGACGTGTCATCACCTAATACCTGGACGAAATCAAGTTATGTCCGTGTTGCAATCGAATGTTCCCGACGGTCCTCTGAGTGAAAAGTGGACTCGGCACAAGAACAACATGAAGCTGATTGCGCCCAACAATAAGCGCAAGTACAACATCATCGTTGTCGGAACCGGGCTGGCTGGCGGTGCCGCAGCCGCATCTCTGGCGGAGATGGGCTACAACGTCAAAGCGTTCTGTTACCAGGACTCGGCTCGCCGGGCACACAGCATCGCTGCGCAGGGGGGGATTAACGCCGCCAAGAACTATCCCAACGACGGTGACTCGGTCTGGCGTCTGTTCTACGACACCATAAAAGGGGGCGATTACCGGGCCCGCGAAGCCAACGTGTATCGGCTCGCGGAAGTTTCGGCGAACATCATCGATCAATGTGTCGCTCAGGGCGTTCCTTTCGCCCGCGAGTACGGTGGTCTGCTGGCGAACCGGACTTTCGGGGGAGCTCAGGTTTCCCGAACGTTTTACGCCCGTGGACAGACGGGGCAACAGCTGTTGCTGGGTGCGTACTCCGCTCTTATGAGACAGGTCGCCAAAGGCAAAGCTCAGATTTATTCCCGTCAGGAAATGCTCGACCTGGTCATGGTCGACGGAATGGCTCGGGGCATCATCACCCGCAATATGGTGACCGGGGAAATCGAACGCCACGCCGGCGATGCTGTTCTGCTATGTACCGGCGGATACGGCAACGTTTATTACCTGTCGACGAACGCGATGGGCTGCAATGTGACCGCCACCTGGCGTTGCTACAAACGGGGAGCTTACTACGCCAACCCCTGTTTCACACAGATCCATCCGACCTGTATTCCGGTTTCGGGCGATTACCAGTCCAAGCTGACGCTGATGAGCGAATCGTTGCGGAACGACGGTCGGGTCTGGGTTCCCAAAAAGCCGGATGACAATCGGCCGCCGTCACAAATTCCCGAAGAAGATCGCGACTACTATCTGGAACGTCGTTACCCCGCGTTCGGAAACATGGTCCCTCGTGACGTCGCCTCTCGTGCCGCCAAAGAACGCTGCGACGCCGGCTACGGTGTCGGCGAGGGCAAGGCGGTCTATCTCGATTTCAAGCGAGCGATCGCGGAGCAGGGCGAAAAGGCGATCGAAGCCAAGTACGGCAACCTGTTCCACATGTACAAGAAGATTACGAACGAGAACCCGTACGAAACCCCGATGAAGATTTATCCGGCCGTGCACTACACGATGGGTGGGCTGTGGGTCGACTACAATCTGGAAAGTACGTTGAAAGGTCTGTTCGTTCTGGGGGAAGCCAACTTCTCCGATCACGGAGCAAACCGCCTCGGGGCTTCGGCTCTGATGCAGGGACTGGCCGACGGTTACTTCGTCGCTCCTTACACGGTCGGCAACCATCTGGCGGTCAACGATATCGAGCGGAAGAAAGTCGATACGAAGAACCCGGCCTTCGACGCTGTGGAACAGGACGTTCGGGGCAGAATTGACACGCTGCTCTCCATCAAGGGGCGACGTTCGGTCGACAGCTTCCATCGCGAACTCGGTCTGGCGATGTGGGACTATTGCGGCATGGCCCGCAATGCGGATGGACTGCGGACGGCTATCGAGAGGATCACGAGCATCCGTCGCGAGTTCTGGGAGAATGTCCATGTCACTGGGGTCGGGCAGGAACTGAACCAGGAACTCGAGAAAGCCGGGCGTGTCGCCGATTTCCTGGAGTTCGGCGAACTGCTGGCCCGCGACGCACTGGCCCGCGAAGAATCGTGTGGGGGGCACTTCCGCGAAGAACACCAGACCGCGGAGAACGAAGCCCGTCGCGACGATGAAAACTTCGCACACGTGGCCGCCTGGGAATATCAGGGCGACGACGTCGAGCCGGTCCGTCACAAGGAAGAGCTCAAGTTCGAGAACGTCAAACTCACCCAGCGAAGCTATAAGTAGGCCGTCAAAGTTCCATCCTGTTGCAGCAATTCACGTTCAAGTTCAGAGCCCGGACAGGGCAATAGGCAACTGTCATGAAATTGACCCTTCATATCTGGCGGCAGCCCAATACCGAAGCTGCAGGAGAGTTCAAGACCTATGAACTTTCCGACGTTTCAGAACACATGTCGTTCCTCGAAATGCTCGATGTGCTCAACGAGAAGTTGATCGCCGAGGGGCAGGAACCTGTGGCTTTCGATCACGATTGCCGCGAAGGCATCTGCGGCACCTGCAGCCTGATGATTAACGGTCAGGCTCACGGTCCGGATCGAGAAACGACTGCCTGCCAGCTGCATATGCGGCGATTCAAGGATGGCGATGAGATCTGGATTGAGCCCTGGCGAGCCAAGGCGTTTCCAGTCATCAAGGATCTGGTCGTGAATCGCACGGCGCTCGATCGGATCATTCAGGCCGGGGGATATGTTTCAGTAAACACCGGAAACGCTCCCGATGCGAACTCGACCATCGTCCCCAAGCAGAATGCCGATCTCGCCTTCGACGCAGCGACCTGCATCGGTTGCGGAGCCTGTGTGGCGGCCTGCAAGAACGCCTCGGCCATGCTGTTCCTTTCCGCGAAGGTTTCGCAGCTGGCGCTGTTGCCGCAGGGACAGCCGGAACGCAAGACACGCGCCATCAACATGCTCAAGCAGATGGACGAAGAAGGCTTCGGCAACTGCACAAACACCAATGAGTGTGAAGCGGCTTGTCCGGCCGGGATCAGCGTCGAGAACATCGCCCGTCTCAACCGGCAGTATGTCTCCGCAGTATTGACGTCGCGCGACTGACGCGTCCGCCAGATGGTGGCGAAAAATCCATTCGTCGTGCCGGACACCTGCGCCTTGCTGGTCGATGTTGGTTCGCTGCCGTCGTCGTTAGAATGATTCGCTGGACCGAACATCAGCGTGTCCCGCCGGCTGCGAGCAACCGGGACACTCGAAATCGTGCTGAACGGAATGCTTCAAGGAGCGTCTTGCTGTGACCAATTCCACTCTTCACAAGACTTCGCTCAACGATTGGCATCGCCAGCACGGCGGCCGCATGGTGGAATTCGCCGGCTGGGAAATGCCGATCCAGTATTCGACCATCACCGAGGAGCACCACGCTGTTCGACGGCAGTGTGGTCTGTTCGACATCTCGCACATGGGCCGGTTGGAAGTTCGCGGTCGTCAGGCGGCCGAGTTCCTGAACAGTCTCGTCACGATCGACGTCTCCCGACTGTCCGATCATCGCATCCGCTACGCACTGGCGACCAACTCGCAGGGGGGGATTCGCGACGACATTCTGGTCTATCGCCAGGCCGATGCGTTCCTCGTTGTCGTGAACGCATCCAATCGAGAGAAGATTGTCGAATTCTGGTCGTCTCGGCTGAGCCGGTTTCCTGAGGCCGTGCTTGAGGATCGGACGCTGCAAACGTCGATGATCGCCGTACAGGGGCCTGAAGCCGCAGGGATCATGAGGACTGAGTTTCCCGGTGTGGAACAGCTGAAATACTACCGCTGCCAGTCGATGATCGAGCAGGGGAGTGAGATCGTCGTCAGTCGAACGGGCTATACCGGTGAAGATGGATTTGAAATCATCGGCTCGCACGACTTTGTCTCGGCGTGCTGGCAGCGATTGTTCAGTCACCATCAGAAAGCGTTACGACCCTGCGGGTTAGGATGCCGGGACACATTGCGGCTGGAAGCGGGGATGCCGCTCTACGGACACGAACTCTCTGAAGAGATTGATCCTCTTGCGGCCGGGCTGGCCTTTGCTGTCGATCTGGGCAAGTCGGATTTCGAAGGCCGCGAGGAGCTCAATCGCATCCGGACAGCCGGGCCACGCCAGCAACGAGTAGGCCTGGAACTTGAGGGCCGCAGGATCGCCCGCGAAGGCGCCACGATTCTGAACAACGACGGTAAGCCAGTGGGTGAAGTGACGTCGGGGACGTTTTCACCGACGCTGGAGAGGTCGATTGCCATGGGCTACGTTCCGGTTGAACTGGCCGCTCCCGGCACGTCCGTCACAATCGACATTCGCGGCAAAGGCTGCCCTGCTTGCGTTAGCGAGATCCCTTTCTACCGAAAAGGAAAAGGTTAAAACGAAGTTCTTGTTATCAGGGGATAGGTTGGAGATAATCGACACCCCTGTATACTCATTGATGCAACTCTCAGCGATGGTCCCGGCAGGTGCCCGATGGTTCCTGCCCGCTGTTCACACCCCGTTTCCTCTCTGTTCACTATGAAACGATTCGTCGACAGTGTTGCTATCGTTACCGGCCCGAGTGATCGGGGAATCGGGGGAGCGATTGCAGAACGACTGGGCGAAGAAGGGGCGGAACTGATTCTGGTGGGGATTTCGAAACCCCGCAGACTGCTGAAACGGCTCCAGCGCCGCGGCGTTACCGTCCACTGGTTTGAAGTGGACGTTACCAAGACCGAGCAAATTAAGGCCTTCATGGATCAGGTCGTCGAGGACGTCGGCCACGTGGATGTTCTGGTCAACAACGCGGGCGTGGAGTTCTCCAAACCGTTCGAAGAGATCGAAGATTCCGAATGGGATCACCTGATCGACGTGAATCTGACGGGCGCCATGAAGATGACGCGGGCCGCGCTGGCGTGCCTGACGGAGCAGGGGGGCGTGATCGTCAATATCGCTTCTGTGCTGGGAATCTCGGGTTGCCCGGGCTATCACGCGTACGCGGCTTCGAAGGCCGGGTTGATCGGAATGACGCAGTCGCTCGCTCTCGAAATTGCCCGCTATGGACAACGGGCCGTCTGCGTTTCTCCGGCTCTGGTGCATACGCCGATGGCGTTCAAGCACAGTTCGCAGCTAGATCCTGAGACCTGGCAGAAGCTCGAAGCGGCCCATCCGCTCGGAATCGGAAACCCGCAGGATGTCGCCGATGTGGTGGCGTTTCTCGCCTCGCATGAAGCGCGCTGGATTTCTGGAATTTCGATCCCCGTCGGCTGGATCCCGTCCTTCGGATTGCCAGTCCCGAATAATGCAGCCGGGACCCCCACGAGTCGTGGAGTCGTTTCGCTGCTCTCATCGCAGTAGCCTCGCGCTCGCTTTCTTCGCGGAACGTTTTGCTCGCCCCGCCGGGCACGGGGCCGAAAAGCGGTCCCGTCGTTCCGATTCTGCCCCCTGGATTCCCGCTGCGCGAGTCATTTCCCGGGATCGTCACTTTCGGCAACCTTGCCCGATCTCATATAATGTGACGAGTCCCTAGGATAAACAAAAAGTTCCAGGCCGATCCATTCTTCTGGCTCCAGGCTCCCCGGGTGTTCGTTTCCCGAGGTTGGTCTCTGCATCAGCTCGTGAGTTCTCACTGGCTTGCCGCGACGTCGAAACCGTTCCTCAGGTAGCAGGAACCGGAGTCGAAGAAGAGCATCGGTCGCGCTGCGGACGAGGTGATCAACGTGTCCGAAGAACTGACAATCGATAATTATCGCCTGGCCAATCTTGTCGCCAGTGGATCTTCCAGCCAGATCTGGGAGGTCTACGATGAGGAAACCAACGAGCGATTTGCCATGAAGCTCCTCCTCGAGGAGGCATTCAAGACGGCAGAGGCCAAGGCGACGCTGAAGCGCGAATTCAAAATCGCCTCGGCGTTCGACCATCCGAACATCATCCAGGTCTTCGACCATCGGCAGACGCGCAAACAGGCGTACTTCACGATGGAGCACTTCGGCGGGCCGAATCTCAAGCAAATTATCCGTGGCGATCTGCTCGTCATTCATGTGCGATTTCGTAAGCTGGTCGAATGCCTGCTGATGGCCCTTGGGCATGTTCATGAGCAGGGTTGGCTGCATCGCGATGTGAAACCCGACAACGTGATGATGTCCAAGGCCACCGATGTGCGGCTGATTGACTTCTCGCTCTCGTCGAAAGCACCTTCGGCTGTGGCCAAGCTGCTGAGCGGCAAATCGAAGCACATTCAGGGGACGCGAACCTACATCGCGCCCGAGATCGTCCGCCGGAAACTGCCGACGGTTCAATCCGATCTTTACAGCTTCGGTGTGATGCTGTT is part of the Rubinisphaera margarita genome and encodes:
- the sucC gene encoding ADP-forming succinate--CoA ligase subunit beta, giving the protein MKIHEYQGKKLFREAGVPVPRGIVVTSPEEAATAYTELGGSLAVVKSQIHAGGRGKGTFKDNADQRGVVLVRSAEEARENAERMLGKTLVTIQTGEEGKQVNTLFVEEGLDIARELYLGIVVDRETHCPVLIMSSEGGMEIEVVAEKSPEKILREHFDADMGLLPFQARNLAFALGMEGPTVRAAEKFLTKICKFFVDNDCSMCEINPLIVTGDGQLVALDAKVTFDENALFRHKDFEMLRDLSEEEPAEVKAQKAGLSYVKLEGNIGCLVNGAGLAMSTMDLIKLHGGEPANFLDVGGGASVEAVTEAFRIILDDKNVKAVLVNIFGGIMKCDVIVEALMTAYDKVGFEVPLVVRLEGTNVEKARKMLEESGKDIITAADLTDAAKKVVGSIS
- a CDS encoding sulfatase family protein, with translation MQTGIRLALLLIAFVVTSTRVDAAERPNILFLFADDWGRYAGKYAEIDGPGTLNDVVKTPNIDRVAGEGVTFTNAYVNAPSCTPCRSSLLSGQYFYRTGQGAILQGAIWDSEIPTYPLLLQDNGYHIGFTYKVWSPGQPVNAGYGGRQNASTPAGGKFNGFSQQATRMVDSGKSIEEAKQVLLDEVRKNFESFLEKGDEGQSFCYWFGPTNVHRKWIAGSGKKLWRIDPDTLKGKVPPFLPDVPVVREDLADYFGEVAAFDAAVGVILESLQKRGQTENTLIVISGDHGAPGFPYGKCNLYDFGTNVPLVASWPGKIPAGRVVTDFTTLMDLAPTFLEAGGTEVPDVMTGRSLLPVMMSNKSGRVDEERDSAITGRERHVAEAREGQKTYPQRAIRTDEFLYIINFKPDRWPMGDPREVGPNKTPSTDALTNNTFIAFPDMDASPTKAWLVNNRNKEGVKLLYDFAFAKRPREELYVLADDPHQIRNVADQPQYEDVRKQLHDRLMKELRRTSDPRVVDSGETFENPPFTGPVSRN
- the sucD gene encoding succinate--CoA ligase subunit alpha is translated as MSILVDEDTRIITQGITGKAGLFHSQQCRAYAAEFRPNENILVGGVTPGKGGEEVDGFPVFNTVREAVGETGANTSLIFVPPPFCADAILEAADAGIELIVAITEGVPVLDMSRVSYKLQDYPCTLIGPNCPGIITPGVAKIGIMPGYIHKPGSVGLISKSGTLTYEATWQLGNLGLGQSTAVGIGGDPIIGTSFIDLLDMFEDDPDTEAILLIGEIGGTAEIEAAEYISEHITKPVGAFIAGKTAPPGKRMGHAGAIISGGQGTAAEKMAALEAAGVVVAESPADMGLAVKRAIDKRKS
- a CDS encoding 3-keto-disaccharide hydrolase, which codes for MIDPRYSGTARRRLAAVGLVLVAVLVQPVAAEEKLPAKTGDEAGFRKLTEDDFTNVNCHEDTWRWEDGKLYCTGKPVGVMRTKKKFKNFEMVAEWCHRKPAGNSGIFLWATDESIERLAREGKPGLPHGVEVQVLDLDYGRQYEERTGKKGDWFTSHGDVFPVGVTTMNVFAPTSPNGSRSFPSENRSKGVDEWNHYYIRAVDGEVRLWVNGGEVSGGDNCQPAEGYLCLESEGAPIEFRNLKIRELP
- a CDS encoding succinate dehydrogenase cytochrome b subunit, with the translated sequence MSWVTNAIKSSIGRKFLVACTGLLLCGFLVAHLIGNLLMYVGPEVYNNYAHTLHSQEFLIKIAEVGLLLLFIAHLWLAIEASSRNRAARETRYAVKKSKLPDRKIPFAITPENYMLVSGIIVLIFLCIHLGDFTFNLTMPEKIAGLEPYDKAIVIMRSPVSAVAYVIGSLLLMWHLWHGATSMFQTLGLRHPKYDGLTQNFGPVFAVIIGFGFATFPVYAWLIPYDPPAPSPNAPEAHGEPDLHSMQTSPAWQPFSVEKRVPG
- a CDS encoding fumarate reductase/succinate dehydrogenase flavoprotein subunit; the encoded protein is MSVLQSNVPDGPLSEKWTRHKNNMKLIAPNNKRKYNIIVVGTGLAGGAAAASLAEMGYNVKAFCYQDSARRAHSIAAQGGINAAKNYPNDGDSVWRLFYDTIKGGDYRAREANVYRLAEVSANIIDQCVAQGVPFAREYGGLLANRTFGGAQVSRTFYARGQTGQQLLLGAYSALMRQVAKGKAQIYSRQEMLDLVMVDGMARGIITRNMVTGEIERHAGDAVLLCTGGYGNVYYLSTNAMGCNVTATWRCYKRGAYYANPCFTQIHPTCIPVSGDYQSKLTLMSESLRNDGRVWVPKKPDDNRPPSQIPEEDRDYYLERRYPAFGNMVPRDVASRAAKERCDAGYGVGEGKAVYLDFKRAIAEQGEKAIEAKYGNLFHMYKKITNENPYETPMKIYPAVHYTMGGLWVDYNLESTLKGLFVLGEANFSDHGANRLGASALMQGLADGYFVAPYTVGNHLAVNDIERKKVDTKNPAFDAVEQDVRGRIDTLLSIKGRRSVDSFHRELGLAMWDYCGMARNADGLRTAIERITSIRREFWENVHVTGVGQELNQELEKAGRVADFLEFGELLARDALAREESCGGHFREEHQTAENEARRDDENFAHVAAWEYQGDDVEPVRHKEELKFENVKLTQRSYK
- a CDS encoding succinate dehydrogenase/fumarate reductase iron-sulfur subunit, whose translation is MKLTLHIWRQPNTEAAGEFKTYELSDVSEHMSFLEMLDVLNEKLIAEGQEPVAFDHDCREGICGTCSLMINGQAHGPDRETTACQLHMRRFKDGDEIWIEPWRAKAFPVIKDLVVNRTALDRIIQAGGYVSVNTGNAPDANSTIVPKQNADLAFDAATCIGCGACVAACKNASAMLFLSAKVSQLALLPQGQPERKTRAINMLKQMDEEGFGNCTNTNECEAACPAGISVENIARLNRQYVSAVLTSRD